In the genome of Chloroflexi bacterium ADurb.Bin180, the window GGAGCCGTACATCGGCTGCCATTCACTGCCACTCAAGACGGACCATCCGCCCGTGGCGTTGTGACGGGCATAGACTCGATGCTGCCCAGCACTGCAGCGGATCCCTTCGTACATCACGTTCTGACCGCCATTGGCGCTGCTGGCCACGATGACGTAGCGAACAACCCCCTCGGGTGTGACGGACAGCGTGGCCGGATCGATACCGTACTTCAACGACGAGCCGTCCGGACCAGGCACGCGGATCAGGCGCTTCACGTCGAATGCGGGCGGCGGTGGCACTTCGCTTTCGCGCCAATCCGGACTATCCGGAAGCAGCTGCGCCGTGGCAAGTCCACTGCACAGCAGCAACGTCAGGCACATTGCGTGGCTACGTGCTTGCATGGCTGGCATCGTCCGGCGGAAGAAAAGAGGGGTCGGTCATCGGGTCCGGCTCGAAGGTTGCGCCAGGCGGCAGTTCGAAGACGACTGCCGGCAGGGCCTGGTGACCGGCACCCTGCTCCGGGTCGCGTTGACGCATGCCTCCGCGAAGGTAACGATTGCGGTACTCGTGGCGAGGCAGGAAGCGCGCGAGTTCGGTGAGTGCCATCTCGTAGACGCCGCGTTTGAACTCCACCACGGCATCCAATGGAACCCAATAGTCGTTCCACCGCCAGGCGTCGAATTCCGGGTGGTTGGTCGCGCGCAGGTTCAGGTGCCAGTCCTGACCGAGCAGTTGCAACAGATACCAGATCTGCTTCTGGCCTTTGTAGAAGCCTCTGGCATCGCGCCGGATATACCGGTCAGGCACCTCGTAGCGCAACCAGTCGCGGGTGCGGGCGACAACCCGCACATGCTCCGGCTGGAGCCCCACTTCCTCGTGCAGTTCGCGGTACATGGCTTGTTCGGGGGTTTCGCCACGATCAATGCCGCCTTGCGGAAACTGCCAGCTGTGGGTGCGGATGCGCTTGCCCCAGAACACCTGATTCTTCTGGTTGAGCAGGATGATGCCGACGTTAGGCCGAAAGCCTTCCCGGTCAAGCATAATCAAATTCCAATTTTTAAACTGAGTCCATTATGCACAGCGTGCCAGGCGTATCAAGGGGACCAACCCTTGCCACACCGGGCAACTAGCCAGCCAGAGCCTCCATGAAAGCCAGCCAGTTCTACATTTCCACCCTTCGCGAAGCACCGGCTGACGCTGAAGTGGTCAGTCATCAGCTCATGACGCGCGCCGGCATGATCAAGAAACTCGGCGCCGGCATCTATAGCTACATGCCGCTAGGACTACGGGTCATCCACAAGGTCGAGGCGATCGTGAGGGAGGAGATGAACCGGGCCGGCGCAGTGGAATTGACGATGCCGGTGGTCCAGCCTGCCGAGCTGTGGCAGGAAACTGGCCGCTTCGACAAGATGGGGCCGGAACTGTTGCGCATACAGGACCGCCATGGCCGTGACTTCGTGGTTCAGCCGACCAGCGAAGAAGTCATCACCGATATTGCGCGCCAGGACCTG includes:
- the rppH gene encoding RNA pyrophosphohydrolase; translation: MLDREGFRPNVGIILLNQKNQVFWGKRIRTHSWQFPQGGIDRGETPEQAMYRELHEEVGLQPEHVRVVARTRDWLRYEVPDRYIRRDARGFYKGQKQIWYLLQLLGQDWHLNLRATNHPEFDAWRWNDYWVPLDAVVEFKRGVYEMALTELARFLPRHEYRNRYLRGGMRQRDPEQGAGHQALPAVVFELPPGATFEPDPMTDPSFLPPDDASHAST